A window of Pseudobdellovibrionaceae bacterium genomic DNA:
AGAATTATATTCCTCAAACTCTGCATGATAAGCTTTTTCTGCCATATAAATAGAGGCCATAAATACTTTTGCCTCTAGATCCTGGGCCTTTAATTGAAAGCTGGTATAAGAAGGAATGGCAATAGAGGCGAGTATTCCAATGATAACCACCACAACCATTAGCTCTATTAAAGAAAAGGCTTTAAAATTTAATAAATGCATTTTGCCTTTGTTTACTTTACTATCAACAACAAAGTAAGGTATTACAGTCACAACTTTACTACTTATTTATCGGTAATTAAACAAAGAAACTTAATTAATAATGTGTTAATTAGCTTTTTAAAGAGAAACAAAACCTTAGTAAACTTGCCAACCACAACACCCTAACCCTTCTTTTAAAGGCGCTGGCTTATGAAAAACTTTAAATTACAATTTCCTGTTTTATATCAAACACTTACAGAAGAAAAAACCCAAGAACGCCTTTTTGCGATGAGTGAAGAAATTATTAAATTTAATGGCAAAATAAATCTTGTTTCGCCAAGCACCATTGCAAATATAGAAAGTGTGCATTTTTTAGATTCTGTTTTAGGGGCACAGTTAATTTTAAAAGATACCCCCTTTTTAGAGCTTTACGATGTAGGCTCTGGAAATGGATTTCCCGGCTTGATTTTGGCCAGTTTAGATGCGCAAAGGTCGATTAAATTAGTGGAGTCAGATAAACGGAAGGCAGAATTTATAGAGCACTGTGCCTTTAAAATGAAGCTAAGCAATGTGGAAATAATTTGTGCCAGAGTAGAAAATTTAAACTTAAGCCACCCTGCCCTATTTGTTTCTAGGGCCTTTTCTTCTATACCCAAGGCTTTAGATTTATACGCAAAAGCTTGCCCTCAAGGCTTTGAAGCTTATCATTTTAAGTCACTGCACTGGGAAAGGGAGATTATCAAGCCACCTGTAGCGTTTACAGAAAAAAATGTTCCATGTGGAACAAATAAGCTAGGTGATTTTTATCATAAAGTGGTGGGAAAATACCAGCTTCCCCACAATGGGCAAGATTTTTTTATCATACGATCAACCCCCCGCAAAATGCTTAAATAATATTTTTAAAGCTAGCCTTTAGTACTAAGTTTTCTTTTTACATGGCACGCAAGTCTTGATTTTTTTCTGCGAGGGGCTAAAGTATTTTTAATTGTTCCACATGGAACAAAAGCGGAAAATATCTTTGCGGAGGCTGTTTTGGCTCAAATTATTTGCATGTCTAATCAAAAAGGCGGAGTGGGAAAAACCACTACGACGGTTAATTTAGGGGCGGCACTAGCTAGTTTTAAGAAAAAAGTTTTAATTGTAGACTTAGACCCTCAGGGCAATGCTTCTTCGGGCTTGGGAGTAAAAAACTATGACAATGCTAATTTATATCATGCACTAATGGGCGAATGCAGCGTTTTTGAGGCCACCTACTCTGCTAATTTGCCACAGCTTTTTATTGTTCCCTCTAACGCGGGCTTAGTTGGGGTTGAACCCTTTTTATATCAAAAAGACAAAAAAGAGATATTTTTAAAACAGGCACTGTCTAGTGTATCGGCAGAGTATGACTATATCTTAATAGACTGTCCTCCTTCTTTAGGCTTATTAACTTTAAACGCCTTTACCGCCTCTAATTATTTTATGGTGCCATTGCAATGTGAGTATTATGCCCTAGAAGGCTTAAGCCAGTTATTAAATACTGCAGGGATTATTAAAAACAATTTTAACCCCAACTTAGCTTTGTTGGGAATTGTGTTAACCATGTTTGATACAAGAAATAATTTAAGCCACCAAGTGGTTAGAGATGTAAAGAAACACTTTTCTAACAAGGTATTTAACACAGTAATCACAAGAAATGTACGCCTTAGCGAAGCACCTAGCTATGGAAAGTCTATTATAGAGTATGCACCGCAATCAATTGGCGCCGAGCGTTATATTGCCTTAGCTAAAGAGGTAGATAACCGTTTTGTTCAGCTAAATGCACGATTAAATGAGTTTGCAGAGCAGGCACCCAAAGAAAGAACAGAGGCGGGGCTGATTTGAATAGGCAAAAGGAAACAAAAGTCTAGAAAAAAGCATTTTTTGAATAGTCTGATAAAGGACTAAGGT
This region includes:
- a CDS encoding prepilin-type N-terminal cleavage/methylation domain-containing protein, with the translated sequence MHLLNFKAFSLIELMVVVVIIGILASIAIPSYTSFQLKAQDLEAKVFMASIYMAEKAYHAEFEEYNS
- a CDS encoding ParA family protein, which translates into the protein MAQIICMSNQKGGVGKTTTTVNLGAALASFKKKVLIVDLDPQGNASSGLGVKNYDNANLYHALMGECSVFEATYSANLPQLFIVPSNAGLVGVEPFLYQKDKKEIFLKQALSSVSAEYDYILIDCPPSLGLLTLNAFTASNYFMVPLQCEYYALEGLSQLLNTAGIIKNNFNPNLALLGIVLTMFDTRNNLSHQVVRDVKKHFSNKVFNTVITRNVRLSEAPSYGKSIIEYAPQSIGAERYIALAKEVDNRFVQLNARLNEFAEQAPKERTEAGLI